One genomic segment of Gossypium arboreum isolate Shixiya-1 chromosome 3, ASM2569848v2, whole genome shotgun sequence includes these proteins:
- the LOC108475113 gene encoding FBD-associated F-box protein At4g10400-like yields MCIKDRISNFPDHIRCHILSFLPIKAAVRTSIISTKWRYLFASISTIEFDRYLLRGLTHRNVDSFKNFVDTLLKFPDQVSLDCFRLRDGISCNVGDHDFDVSAWICAALCRGVKEIDLELHNLGDVLTLPAVLFTCHSLVTLKLNAEGSKIEVPSEACLGNLKTLQLTHWVVFDDDSIHRLISNCPVL; encoded by the coding sequence ATGTGTATTAAAGACAGGATCAGTAATTTTCCGGATCATATTCGTTGTCATATTTTGTCATTCCTCCCCATTAAAGCAGCAGTTCGAACCTCTATTATTTCAACCAAGTGGAGATACCTCTTTGCTTCAATTTCTACCATTGAATTTGATCGTTATTTACTGCGTGGTTTGACCCACAGAAACGTTGACAGCTTCAAGAACTTTGTTGATACGTTGTTGAAATTTCCCGATCAAGTAAGTTTAGATTGCTTTAGGCTACGTGATGGGATTTCATGCAATGTTGGAGATCATGATTTTGATGTTTCTGCTTGGATATGTGCTGCACTGTGCCGTGGTGTTAAGGAAATCGATTTGGAACTACATAATCTTGGGGATGTTCTCACTTTACCAGCTGTTTTATTCACTTGCCACTCACTGGTGACACTGAAATTGAATGCAGAAGGTTCTAAGATTGAGGTCCCATCTGAGGCTTGTTTAGGGAATCTGAAGACTTTGCAGCTTACACACTGGGTAGTTTTCGATGATGATTCCATTCATAGGTTAATTTCCAATTGCCCTGTCTTATGA
- the LOC108475115 gene encoding F-box protein At1g19070-like, translating to MAMCVEDRISNLPDHIRCYILSFLPIQEAVRTSVISTKWRNLFASISTVDFDTYLLCRLTDGNVESFKNFVDRLLKFPDQLSLDCFRLRGDEFDSWNDEGHGFDVSGWICAAVCHGVKEIDLYLDNFCHTLPPLLFTCHSLLTLTLVLFQ from the coding sequence ATGGCGATGTGTGTCGAAGACAGGATCAGTAATCTTCCGGATCATATTCGTTGTTATATTTTGTCATTCCTTCCCATTCAAGAAGCAGTTCGAACCTCCGTTATTTCAACCAAGTGGAGAAACCTCTTTGCTTCAATTTCTACCGTTGACTTTGATACTTATTTACTGTGTCGTTTGACGGACGGAAACGTTGAAAGCTTCAAGAACTTTGTTGATAGGTTGCTGAAATTCCCCGATCAACTAAGTTTAGATTGCTTTAGGCTACGTGGTGatgaatttgattcatggaaTGACGAAGGTCATGGTTTTGATGTTTCTGGTTGGATATGTGCTGCAGTGTGCCATGGTGTCAAGGAAATTGATTTGTACTTAGATAATTTTTGTCATACTTTACCACCTCTTTTATTCACTTGCCACTCACTGCTGACACTGACATTggtgttgttccaatag
- the LOC108475497 gene encoding F-box/LRR-repeat protein At4g14103-like isoform X2: protein MCSEDRISSFPDHILCHILSFLPIKEAVRTSIISTKWRYLFASISTIEFDRCLLSGLTDRNVDSFKNFVDRLLKFPDQVSLDCFRLSDGISWNDEDHDFDVSGWICAALCRGVKEIDLHLDNLGDVLTLPAVLLTCHSLVTLKLNAEGSKIEVPSDVCLGNLKTLQLRNSVVDGDSINRLISNCHVLEDLAFFECFLAYARELNIQTPSLKILVLEFDVVEYRGFNYVLVINAPNLVYFQYTDAVAEGYALSNMKSLEKADISIYRFDSSDCETSATHLIQGICTVRSLSLTIDEVRNLAGGVSTLCA from the exons ATGTGTTCCGAAGACAGAATCAGTAGTTTCCCGGATCATATTCTTTGTCATATTTTGTCTTTCCTTCCTATTAAAGAAGCAGTTCGAACCTCTATTATTTCAACCAAGTGGAGATACCTCTTTGCTTCAATTTCTACCATTGAATTTGATCGTTGTTTACTGAGTGGTTTGACTGACAGAAATGTTGACAGCTTCAAGAACTTTGTTGATAGGTTATTGAAATTCCCCGATCAGGTAAGTTTAGATTGCTTTAGGCTAAGTGATGGGATTTCATGGAATGATGAAGATCATGATTTTGATGTCTCTGGTTGGATATGTGCTGCATTGTGCCGTGGTGTTAAGGAAATTGATTTGCACTTAGATAATCTTGGGGATGTTCTCACTTTACCAGCTGTTTTATTAACTTGCCACTCACTGGTGACACTGAAATTGAATGCAGAAGGTTCTAAGATTGAGGTCCCATCTGACGTTTGTTTAGGGAATCTGAAGACTTTGCAGCTTAGAAACTCGGTAGTTGACGGTGATTCCATTAATAGGTTAATTTCCAATTGCCATGTCTTAGAAGATTTGGCTTTTTTTGAATGTTTTCTTGCGTATGCAAGGGAGCTCAATATCCAAACTCCTTCTCTTAAGATATTGGTTTTAGAATTTGATGTGGTAGAATACAGAGGTTTCAATTATGTGCTGGTGATTAATGCTCCAAATCTTGTTTATTTTCAATATACTGACGCAGTAGCTGAAGGCTATGCTTTGAGTAACATGAAGTCTCTAGAAAAAGCCGATATTAGCATCTATCGGTTTGATTCCAGTGATTGTGAAACAAGTGCAACCCATCTTATTCAAGGAATTTGCACTGTGCGGTCTCTGAGTTTAACCATTGATGAAGTG AGAAACTTGGCTGGTGGAGTTTCTACATTGTGTGCCTAA
- the LOC108475114 gene encoding putative F-box protein At1g58310, translating into MAMCVEDRISNLPDHIRCHILSFLPIQEAVRTSIISTKWRNLFASISTVDFDTYLLCGLTDRNVDSFKNFVDRLLKFPNQLSLDCFRLRGDEFDSWNDGDHDFDVSGWICAAVCRGVKEIDLFLDNFCRTLPDLLFTCHSLLTLTLTAKYSKIFEVPSEVCLRNLKTLCITNSVLVGDSLNRLISNCHVLEDLTFDECSVANAREINIQIPSLKSLYLDFFFPTGALNYVVVINAPNLVYFRYDSVIVEGYSLSNMKSLEKADICIWFDSSNYETSATHLFQGICNVRSLRLNIHEVIPLASRIPIFHNLVEFEFYGRESWLVEFLHFAPNLKTLTVKFQVMLPLISYLTMNMSANGKSWVMDIGDDGAYILHT; encoded by the exons ATGGCGATGTGTGTCGAAGACAGGATCAGTAATCTTCCGGATCATATTCGTTGTCATATTTTGTCATTCCTTCCCATTCAAGAAGCAGTTCGAACCTCTATTATTTCAACCAAGTGGAGAAACCTCTTTGCTTCAATTTCTACCGTTGACTTTGATACTTATTTACTGTGTGGCTTGACTGACAGAAACGTTGATAGCTTCAAGAACTTTGTTGATAGGTTGCTGAAATTCCCTAATCAACTAAGTTTAGATTGCTTTAGGCTACGTGGTGatgaatttgattcatggaaTGATGGAGATCATGATTTTGATGTTTCTGGTTGGATATGTGCTGCAGTGTGCCGTGGTGTCAAGGAAATTGATTTGTTCTTGGATAATTTTTGTCGCACTTTACCAGATCTTTTATTCACTTGCCACTCACTGCTGACACTAACATTGACTGCAAAATATTCTAAGATTTTTGAGGTCCCATCCGAGGTTTGTTTAAGGAATCTGAAGACATTGTGCATTACAAACTCGGTACTCGTCGGTGATTCTCTTAATAGGTTAATTTCCAATTGTCATGTCTTAGAAGATTTGACTTTTGATGAATGTTCTGTTGCGAATGCAAGGGAGATCAACATCCAAATTCCATCACTTAAGAGCTtgtatttagatttttttttcccGACCGGAGCTTTAAATTATGTGGTGGTGATTAATGCTCCAAATCTTGTTTATTTTCGATATGATTCCGTAATAGTTGAAGGTTATAGTTTGAGTAACATGAAATCCCTAGAAAAAGCTGATATTTGCATCTGGTTTGATTCCAGTAACTATGAAACAAGTGCAACTCATCTGTTTCAAGGAATTTGCAATGTACGGTCTCTAAGGTTAAACATTCATGAAGTG ATTCCCCTAGCAAGTCGAATTcccatatttcataatcttgttgaatttgaattttatgGGAGAGAAAGTTGGCTTGTGGAGTTTCTACATTTTGCACCTAATCTAAAGACACTTACGGTCAAATTTCAG GTAATGCTTCCTCTTATCTCTTATCTTACTATGAACATGTCTGCAAATGGTAAGAGTTGGGTGATGGACATAG GAGATGATGGGGCTTACATACTTCATACTTGA
- the LOC108475497 gene encoding F-box/LRR-repeat protein At4g14103-like isoform X1 — protein MCSEDRISSFPDHILCHILSFLPIKEAVRTSIISTKWRYLFASISTIEFDRCLLSGLTDRNVDSFKNFVDRLLKFPDQVSLDCFRLSDGISWNDEDHDFDVSGWICAALCRGVKEIDLHLDNLGDVLTLPAVLLTCHSLVTLKLNAEGSKIEVPSDVCLGNLKTLQLRNSVVDGDSINRLISNCHVLEDLAFFECFLAYARELNIQTPSLKILVLEFDVVEYRGFNYVLVINAPNLVYFQYTDAVAEGYALSNMKSLEKADISIYRFDSSDCETSATHLIQGICTVRSLSLTIDEVLFRTCRLPIFHNLIEFEYHGLGFNGRETWLVEFLHCVPNLKTLTLNFLVVAETQWKVLHMEVPSCLSFHLKEIKILSFKGDTRMFEMISYFLDNAMVLEKLMIGMKTLSETQQSTVFYQLLQLPKSSKKCQVVIF, from the exons ATGTGTTCCGAAGACAGAATCAGTAGTTTCCCGGATCATATTCTTTGTCATATTTTGTCTTTCCTTCCTATTAAAGAAGCAGTTCGAACCTCTATTATTTCAACCAAGTGGAGATACCTCTTTGCTTCAATTTCTACCATTGAATTTGATCGTTGTTTACTGAGTGGTTTGACTGACAGAAATGTTGACAGCTTCAAGAACTTTGTTGATAGGTTATTGAAATTCCCCGATCAGGTAAGTTTAGATTGCTTTAGGCTAAGTGATGGGATTTCATGGAATGATGAAGATCATGATTTTGATGTCTCTGGTTGGATATGTGCTGCATTGTGCCGTGGTGTTAAGGAAATTGATTTGCACTTAGATAATCTTGGGGATGTTCTCACTTTACCAGCTGTTTTATTAACTTGCCACTCACTGGTGACACTGAAATTGAATGCAGAAGGTTCTAAGATTGAGGTCCCATCTGACGTTTGTTTAGGGAATCTGAAGACTTTGCAGCTTAGAAACTCGGTAGTTGACGGTGATTCCATTAATAGGTTAATTTCCAATTGCCATGTCTTAGAAGATTTGGCTTTTTTTGAATGTTTTCTTGCGTATGCAAGGGAGCTCAATATCCAAACTCCTTCTCTTAAGATATTGGTTTTAGAATTTGATGTGGTAGAATACAGAGGTTTCAATTATGTGCTGGTGATTAATGCTCCAAATCTTGTTTATTTTCAATATACTGACGCAGTAGCTGAAGGCTATGCTTTGAGTAACATGAAGTCTCTAGAAAAAGCCGATATTAGCATCTATCGGTTTGATTCCAGTGATTGTGAAACAAGTGCAACCCATCTTATTCAAGGAATTTGCACTGTGCGGTCTCTGAGTTTAACCATTGATGAAGTG CTTTTCCGAACGTGTCGACTTCCTATATTTCACAACCTTATTGAATTTGAATATCATGGTCTTGGTTTTAATGGCAGAGAAACTTGGCTGGTGGAGTTTCTACATTGTGTGCCTAATCTAAAGACACTTACCCTCAATTTTCTG GTTGTTGCGGAAACTCAATGGAAGGTTTTACACATGGAAGTTCCTTCTTGTTTGTCTTTTCACCTCAAGGAGATTAAAATTTTGAGCTTTAAGGGAGACACGCGAATGTTTGAAATGATTAGTTATTTCTTGGATAATGCTATGGTTCTGGAAAAGCTCATGATAGGAATGAAAACCCTGTCTGAGACACAACAATCGACTGTCTTCTACCAGTTATTACAGTTACCAAAGAGTTCAAAGAAATGTCAAGTTGTGATTTTCTAG